Proteins from a single region of Pseudopedobacter saltans DSM 12145:
- a CDS encoding Gfo/Idh/MocA family protein: MLSRRKFIKNGVLVSSAMALPYTNFAAVSGTGDVVRLGIIGAGTRGTGIAKLLKKLPGLSVTACCDIMPDNLTGILTHTPPNTQKYIDYRRLLEDKNVDAVIVATPLYLHYPMAVDALDAGKHVYLEKSMTYDIPQAIDLEKRVNRSKLIFQVGHQYRYFQLYHAVKKAIDNKWLGEVTHFECQYHRNSDWRFPVKTPGTERLVNWRMYKEYSGGLMAELCGHQIDIVNWMTGSHPEKVTGIGGIDFWKDGRETYDNVRAIFEYPGGVKANVSSILSNAYHGYEIRILGSKATLQIQRDEAFLYSEAVKKQIGTVDGVTGATLLNATQGEAVPLKFEYQDSEKRDPTSYALLDFAQCIRENKRPFADVKAGKYGAIAVHMANAAMDTQTFQYWKNEYGVS, encoded by the coding sequence ATGCTGTCCAGAAGAAAGTTTATAAAAAATGGGGTACTTGTTAGTTCAGCAATGGCTTTGCCTTATACTAATTTTGCGGCTGTTTCAGGAACGGGCGATGTTGTACGTCTGGGAATTATTGGGGCAGGAACAAGAGGTACCGGAATTGCTAAGCTATTAAAAAAGCTTCCGGGTTTAAGTGTTACAGCTTGTTGTGATATTATGCCTGATAATTTAACCGGAATATTAACGCATACTCCACCCAACACCCAAAAATATATAGATTACAGACGTTTACTGGAAGATAAGAACGTGGACGCGGTTATAGTAGCAACACCTTTATACCTTCATTATCCAATGGCTGTTGATGCTTTAGATGCCGGAAAACATGTATACCTGGAAAAGTCGATGACTTATGATATTCCGCAGGCAATAGATCTGGAGAAAAGGGTAAATCGGTCAAAACTTATATTTCAGGTAGGGCATCAGTACCGGTATTTTCAATTATACCATGCTGTAAAAAAAGCGATCGATAATAAATGGTTAGGTGAGGTGACACATTTTGAATGTCAGTATCATCGTAATTCTGACTGGAGATTTCCAGTAAAAACTCCCGGAACTGAGCGTTTGGTAAACTGGAGAATGTATAAGGAATATTCGGGAGGGCTAATGGCTGAGCTATGCGGACACCAGATAGATATTGTGAATTGGATGACTGGTTCTCACCCCGAGAAAGTAACCGGAATAGGCGGGATTGACTTTTGGAAAGATGGTAGGGAAACTTATGATAATGTCAGAGCTATTTTCGAATATCCCGGTGGAGTAAAAGCAAATGTATCTTCAATCCTTTCCAATGCTTATCACGGATATGAGATAAGGATTTTGGGTTCAAAGGCCACCTTACAGATTCAAAGAGATGAAGCGTTTTTATATTCCGAGGCGGTTAAAAAGCAGATCGGTACGGTAGATGGAGTTACCGGAGCGACACTTTTAAATGCAACACAAGGAGAGGCAGTTCCTCTGAAGTTTGAATATCAGGACAGCGAAAAAAGAGATCCAACATCTTATGCATTATTAGATTTTGCTCAATGTATCAGAGAGAATAAAAGGCCATTTGCTGATGTTAAGGCTGGTAAATATGGTGCAATAGCTGTACATATGGCGAATGCGGCAATGGACACTCAGACATTTCAATACTGGAAAAATGAGTATGGAGTTAGTTAA
- a CDS encoding transposase, translated as MEKPRKGKSKGRTPLFEDSFKIAVAREYILGDYSASQVGKKYNLNSDNVFYFVKWYNKHHPDPAPETSSPAELTPSNTAKLEEELALAKLKITALEMLIRNAEREMGVDIVKKPGTKQ; from the coding sequence ATGGAAAAACCAAGAAAAGGAAAGAGCAAAGGTCGTACTCCTTTATTCGAAGACAGTTTTAAAATTGCAGTTGCCCGAGAATATATTTTGGGTGACTATAGCGCCAGTCAGGTTGGCAAGAAATACAATTTAAATTCAGACAATGTATTTTACTTTGTAAAGTGGTACAATAAGCATCATCCTGACCCAGCCCCAGAGACAAGTTCTCCTGCGGAATTAACGCCCTCAAACACCGCTAAGCTTGAAGAGGAATTAGCGTTGGCAAAACTTAAGATCACCGCATTAGAAATGCTCATTCGTAATGCCGAACGGGAAATGGGGGTAGATATTGTAAAAAAGCCTGGTACCAAACAGTAG
- a CDS encoding putative glycoside hydrolase has protein sequence MKKNILLSLFAFALSTNIFAQDKANLFNQVPLNGIPLAQIFDNQIKDKSLYQQNQNKVYYIWGSRLAQQPAGVTGSKYFPSIRNPDRKLDIKWYQENHPDWIMYQEDKKTPAYGYIYSYGGLVPLDVSNPEVREFYLQKFILPAVNSGYKMVAMDNVDLGNWPKAVGRYSAEKWVQLYTGQRNDPAFHKSMMEWMQFLKERLNPLGVAVVANIKATTAPENVVLNTINAVDAWLDENGFVHRGIKITDKKWEEAIAIINKIASEKGYISINQLKGESAADWPKDQVEYAIGSYLLSRGPKSLLAMVGYTDKTIYHHYLYRKEMDTDIGEPIAEPVKLDSGLWIRKFSKGMVIVNPSSKEVRSFSLPKGNWKTLDDDSLKGNITIPAASAKVLSIK, from the coding sequence ATGAAAAAGAACATCCTGTTAAGCCTTTTCGCATTTGCCTTGTCTACCAATATATTTGCTCAGGACAAGGCAAATTTGTTTAATCAGGTTCCATTAAACGGTATTCCTTTAGCCCAGATTTTTGACAATCAAATAAAAGACAAATCCCTATATCAGCAGAACCAAAATAAAGTATATTATATCTGGGGTTCACGTTTGGCTCAACAACCTGCTGGGGTTACAGGCAGTAAATATTTTCCATCTATCCGTAATCCGGACAGAAAATTGGATATCAAATGGTATCAGGAAAATCACCCCGACTGGATTATGTACCAGGAAGACAAGAAAACTCCCGCATATGGATACATTTATAGCTATGGAGGGCTCGTACCGTTAGATGTTTCTAATCCGGAAGTACGTGAATTTTATCTGCAGAAGTTTATTCTTCCGGCAGTAAATTCCGGATATAAAATGGTCGCTATGGATAATGTTGATCTGGGTAACTGGCCAAAAGCAGTTGGCAGATATTCTGCAGAAAAATGGGTGCAACTATATACTGGCCAAAGAAACGATCCTGCTTTCCATAAAAGTATGATGGAGTGGATGCAATTTTTAAAAGAAAGATTGAATCCTTTAGGTGTAGCTGTAGTAGCCAATATTAAAGCCACCACAGCACCTGAAAATGTAGTGCTAAATACTATTAACGCCGTTGACGCCTGGTTAGATGAGAATGGTTTTGTACATAGAGGTATAAAAATAACCGATAAGAAATGGGAAGAAGCCATAGCTATTATCAATAAAATCGCTTCTGAAAAAGGTTATATTTCTATTAACCAACTGAAAGGTGAAAGTGCCGCAGACTGGCCAAAAGACCAGGTAGAATACGCCATTGGCAGTTATTTATTGAGCAGAGGTCCTAAAAGCCTTTTAGCGATGGTGGGTTATACAGATAAAACCATTTACCATCATTATCTGTACAGGAAGGAAATGGATACTGATATTGGTGAGCCTATAGCAGAACCCGTAAAACTGGATTCGGGCTTATGGATTCGAAAATTTTCAAAAGGGATGGTTATTGTCAATCCATCCTCAAAAGAGGTGCGTTCCTTTAGCCTTCCCAAAGGAAACTGGAAAACTTTAGATGACGATAGTTTAAAAGGAAACATTACCATTCCCGCTGCTTCAGCAAAAGTTCTGTCGATCAAATAA
- a CDS encoding DDE-type integrase/transposase/recombinase gives MGERYYLFKNKKGFIYLSLITDAYSRKIVGYNLSRNLKAEGCIKAFQMALKSRLYPKRPLIHHSDRGIQYCCDDYVQLLISQNVQISMTQNGSPYDNAIAERVNGILKQEFNLYQSFDSYQKAKDAVENAIISYNQIRPHFSCQLQTPQAKHASSNAW, from the coding sequence ATGGGTGAGCGATATTACCTATTTAAAAACAAAAAAGGTTTTATCTATCTTAGTTTGATTACAGATGCTTATTCAAGAAAAATTGTAGGTTATAACTTAAGTCGAAACTTAAAAGCAGAAGGATGCATAAAAGCATTTCAGATGGCGTTAAAATCAAGATTATACCCAAAAAGACCTCTTATTCATCACTCTGACAGGGGAATTCAATACTGCTGTGACGATTATGTCCAATTATTGATCAGCCAAAATGTACAAATTAGCATGACGCAAAATGGAAGCCCTTATGATAATGCTATCGCAGAGCGGGTGAATGGTATTTTAAAACAAGAATTTAATCTATACCAATCTTTTGACTCATACCAAAAAGCTAAAGATGCAGTAGAAAACGCAATTATCAGTTATAACCAGATCAGACCCCACTTCTCTTGCCAGCTTCAAACACCACAAGCAAAACATGCATCAAGTAATGCATGGTAA
- a CDS encoding LacI family DNA-binding transcriptional regulator: protein MKRFITIKDIARELNISVSTVSRALRDTYDVNKETRERVLEMAAKLNYKPNFNATGLAKRNSHNIAVILPFITNYYFSTVITGIQEVAYENGYNIVLYVTNDSPDRELSIIDNLPITSLDGLLVSVASNSDAIDHFEEVMANGIPIVFFDRVVNNMEASKVMQDDYNGAFEGVEHLINNGYKKIAHIAGPIGLTFTQNRLKGYIDAMTKHQLPIHEEWIIHSGFSQEDGKKDAEKLMECKDKPDAIFAANDRKAIGAMMLLKSKGIAIGKEIGIIGFTNDPSSEIISPSLTTIAEPALDIGRKSCELLLKHITKTYFHPQEVVFPGRLIVRESSVKES, encoded by the coding sequence ATGAAGCGCTTCATTACCATTAAAGATATAGCCAGAGAACTCAATATTTCTGTTTCCACAGTGTCCAGAGCACTAAGAGATACTTATGATGTTAATAAAGAGACCAGAGAGCGTGTTTTGGAAATGGCGGCAAAATTAAATTACAAACCTAACTTCAATGCAACCGGACTGGCAAAAAGAAACAGTCATAATATAGCAGTCATTTTACCTTTTATCACCAATTACTACTTTTCTACAGTAATTACCGGTATACAAGAGGTGGCATATGAGAATGGGTACAATATTGTGCTGTATGTTACCAATGATTCCCCTGACAGGGAACTTTCTATTATCGATAATCTTCCAATCACAAGCTTAGACGGACTATTAGTGTCCGTAGCTTCAAACTCAGATGCTATAGATCATTTCGAAGAAGTAATGGCTAATGGAATTCCTATCGTTTTTTTCGATCGGGTTGTAAACAACATGGAAGCATCTAAAGTAATGCAGGATGATTATAACGGCGCATTTGAAGGTGTAGAACATTTGATTAATAATGGTTACAAAAAAATCGCTCATATAGCTGGTCCTATCGGACTCACCTTTACTCAAAATCGTTTAAAAGGCTATATAGATGCGATGACAAAACATCAGCTTCCAATTCATGAAGAATGGATAATCCATTCTGGTTTCTCGCAGGAAGATGGAAAAAAAGATGCCGAAAAGCTTATGGAGTGTAAGGATAAACCAGATGCCATATTTGCTGCTAATGATCGTAAAGCCATTGGCGCTATGATGCTTCTAAAAAGTAAAGGTATAGCAATTGGAAAAGAGATTGGAATTATCGGTTTTACCAACGACCCTTCATCAGAAATCATATCCCCTTCTTTAACTACCATTGCCGAACCCGCTTTAGATATAGGCAGAAAAAGTTGTGAATTGCTTTTAAAACATATTACCAAAACTTATTTTCATCCCCAGGAAGTGGTTTTCCCTGGCAGACTGATAGTCAGAGAATCCAGTGTAAAAGAGTCTTAA
- a CDS encoding Gfo/Idh/MocA family protein: MKNNRREFLKFTGLAGASIAGSNLLQGFTNPTNLKSNHPFAESISGSQTFNMSGYAAPKLDTVRVGFIGVGNRGSAAVFRVSHIEGVDIKAICDIRSEKANAAKQKLNGSKHSPTIYTDKENEWKKLCERADIDLVYISTPWHLHTPMAVYAMNHGKHVCVEVPAAKTIDECWELVETSEKTKKHCMMLENCCYGFFELLTLNMARQGFFGDIIHCEGAYIHDLLEGNFSKEKYWEQWRLKENLRNGNLYPTHGLGPVSQIMNLNRGDKMDYLVSLSSNDFMMGNMARELAETDPSYKTYVNKSFRGNMNTSIIKTSKGRSLMIQHDVTSPRPYSRIHLVSGTKASAQGFPLPEKIAMGHKWATDEEFKALQEKYRPEISKKIGDIAKKFGGHGGMDFIMDWRTIDCLRNGIPFDIDVYDTALWSALGPLSEQSVNNRSNSIDVPDFTRGKWQTNEPVDVKLLAGGNTGVLPKRGSNTTF, from the coding sequence ATGAAGAATAACCGTAGAGAATTCCTGAAGTTTACCGGATTGGCTGGTGCAAGTATCGCTGGTTCAAATTTATTACAAGGTTTTACAAACCCGACAAACTTAAAATCAAATCATCCATTTGCAGAAAGTATTTCCGGATCTCAAACCTTCAATATGTCTGGTTATGCTGCACCAAAACTAGACACTGTAAGAGTAGGCTTTATTGGTGTTGGAAACCGTGGTTCGGCAGCGGTTTTCAGAGTTTCTCATATAGAAGGGGTTGATATTAAAGCGATATGTGATATCAGATCTGAAAAAGCAAATGCCGCGAAACAAAAATTAAATGGAAGTAAACATAGCCCAACTATATACACCGACAAGGAAAATGAATGGAAAAAACTTTGTGAACGGGCAGATATAGACCTGGTTTATATCTCTACACCATGGCATTTACATACTCCAATGGCGGTTTACGCTATGAACCACGGGAAACATGTTTGTGTTGAGGTGCCGGCAGCGAAAACCATAGATGAATGTTGGGAATTGGTAGAAACGTCTGAAAAAACCAAAAAGCATTGTATGATGCTTGAAAACTGTTGTTACGGATTCTTCGAGTTGTTAACTCTGAATATGGCCAGACAAGGATTTTTTGGTGATATTATACATTGTGAAGGTGCGTATATCCACGATTTACTAGAGGGAAATTTTTCAAAAGAAAAGTATTGGGAACAGTGGCGTTTAAAAGAGAACCTTCGTAATGGAAACCTCTATCCTACCCACGGTCTTGGTCCTGTAAGCCAGATTATGAATCTAAACCGTGGCGATAAAATGGATTATCTGGTTTCCTTGTCGTCTAATGATTTTATGATGGGGAATATGGCAAGGGAGCTGGCAGAAACAGATCCTTCATACAAGACTTATGTAAACAAGTCTTTCAGAGGAAATATGAATACCAGTATTATTAAAACCAGCAAGGGTAGATCATTAATGATACAGCATGATGTAACTTCTCCACGCCCCTACTCACGTATACATTTAGTAAGCGGAACTAAAGCTTCTGCACAGGGATTTCCTCTCCCAGAAAAGATTGCTATGGGACATAAGTGGGCTACCGATGAAGAATTTAAAGCTTTACAGGAAAAATACAGACCAGAGATATCTAAAAAAATTGGAGACATAGCCAAGAAGTTTGGAGGACATGGAGGTATGGATTTCATTATGGATTGGAGAACAATCGACTGTCTCCGAAATGGGATTCCATTTGACATTGATGTTTATGATACTGCACTTTGGAGTGCTCTTGGACCACTTAGCGAACAATCTGTGAATAACAGGTCAAATTCTATTGATGTACCCGATTTTACAAGAGGAAAATGGCAAACTAACGAACCTGTTGACGTTAAACTACTCGCGGGAGGTAATACAGGAGTACTACCTAAAAGAGGCAGTAATACAACATTTTAA
- a CDS encoding rhamnogalacturonan acetylesterase — protein MRKTGIKYSFIIVLIALFAFKWYKETPVIHSIGDSTMCNFEESYLNKFGGEGYPIRGWMQMMPEFVKPGVKINNAARSGRSSKSFRDEGFWDKVKAQIKPGDYVFIMFGGNDQKPDTLRHTDPWTTYKQNLINYVNESKKLGANPILFTSIVRRKFDKNGKLVDTYGDYILAVRDVAKELNVPLVDLNKLSAELVQNYGIEKSKELFLHIEPGRFSKFPEGKKDDSHLCVEGARKIAELAAKSMKEQKLAVTEYLK, from the coding sequence ATGAGAAAAACAGGAATTAAATATTCATTTATTATAGTCTTAATAGCACTGTTTGCTTTTAAATGGTATAAAGAAACACCTGTAATTCACTCTATAGGAGATTCTACGATGTGTAATTTTGAGGAGAGTTACCTTAATAAATTCGGAGGAGAAGGTTACCCAATTAGGGGTTGGATGCAAATGATGCCGGAATTTGTTAAACCTGGTGTTAAGATAAACAATGCTGCGAGAAGTGGAAGAAGTTCGAAAAGTTTTAGAGATGAGGGGTTTTGGGATAAAGTGAAAGCGCAGATAAAACCTGGAGATTATGTGTTCATCATGTTTGGCGGAAATGATCAAAAACCAGATACCTTACGCCATACTGATCCCTGGACTACCTATAAGCAAAACCTGATAAATTATGTAAACGAGTCGAAAAAGCTTGGCGCTAATCCTATATTATTTACTTCTATTGTTAGACGTAAATTCGATAAGAATGGTAAACTGGTAGATACTTATGGCGATTACATACTTGCTGTACGTGATGTTGCAAAAGAATTAAATGTTCCTTTGGTAGATCTTAATAAATTAAGCGCCGAATTGGTTCAAAACTATGGCATAGAGAAATCTAAAGAACTGTTTTTGCATATAGAACCTGGACGTTTTTCCAAGTTTCCGGAAGGTAAAAAGGATGATAGCCATTTATGTGTTGAAGGTGCAAGAAAGATTGCAGAATTAGCGGCAAAGTCTATGAAAGAACAGAAGCTGGCTGTAACAGAGTATCTTAAGTGA
- a CDS encoding glucosamine-6-phosphate deaminase yields the protein MKITISENPSKLGEVAGKYAADLIKKTIEEKGQANVILATGTSQFETINQLIREGINWSKVVMFHLDEYIGLPVTEPASFRKYLKERFLDKVSPLKEAYLINGEVNAEEEIAKLKALIEKHPIDVALVGIGENGHLAFNDPPADFDTEEPYLIVNLDEQCRQQQFGEGWFTSIDEVPAQAISMSVKQIMKSKHIICSVPDERKAKAVKDSLEERVSNLFPASILQLHPNCSFYLDKASASLLSSVAEAKEA from the coding sequence ATGAAAATCACTATTTCTGAAAACCCGTCTAAACTTGGCGAGGTTGCAGGGAAATATGCGGCCGATTTAATCAAAAAAACGATTGAAGAAAAAGGGCAGGCAAACGTTATACTTGCGACAGGAACCAGTCAGTTCGAGACAATCAATCAACTCATTAGAGAAGGCATAAACTGGAGTAAAGTTGTTATGTTTCATCTTGATGAATATATAGGCTTACCGGTAACTGAACCTGCCAGCTTTAGAAAATATTTAAAAGAGCGCTTTTTAGATAAGGTTTCTCCTTTAAAAGAAGCTTATCTGATTAATGGTGAAGTAAATGCTGAAGAGGAAATCGCAAAATTAAAAGCCCTTATTGAAAAACACCCTATTGATGTTGCTTTAGTTGGGATTGGTGAAAATGGCCACTTAGCATTCAACGATCCTCCGGCAGATTTTGACACAGAAGAACCTTATTTAATTGTTAATCTTGACGAACAATGCCGTCAACAACAATTTGGCGAGGGTTGGTTTACTTCTATAGACGAAGTTCCCGCACAAGCTATCAGCATGTCTGTAAAACAGATTATGAAATCTAAACATATCATTTGCTCTGTACCAGACGAAAGAAAGGCTAAAGCAGTAAAAGATAGTTTGGAAGAAAGAGTAAGCAACCTATTTCCGGCGAGTATCTTACAGTTACATCCAAATTGCAGCTTCTATTTAGATAAAGCTTCAGCTAGTTTACTATCTTCGGTTGCAGAAGCAAAAGAAGCATAA
- a CDS encoding rhamnogalacturonan acetylesterase: MMSKFDRRLIFIGIFLIMCGFNMQKDKVTLYSIGDSTMSKANTADNYPGRGWMQMIDQFFDGSINIVNQGASGRSSKSYRNEGLWNKVINRVKEGDYVFIQFGHNDAKEDTLRHTDPQTTFKENIRNYVNEVRAKKANPILLTSIVRRNFDKSGKLVDTHGEYVTVVRDLAREMNVPLIDLNKKTAELVENLGPEESKKLYMYVEPGVTAKLPKGKKDDTHLCEAGALKVAELATQGLKEIKNPLAKYLVK, encoded by the coding sequence ATGATGAGTAAGTTTGATAGAAGGCTGATCTTTATTGGAATCTTTTTGATTATGTGTGGATTCAATATGCAAAAAGATAAGGTTACACTTTATTCCATTGGTGATTCCACCATGAGCAAGGCTAATACTGCTGATAATTATCCTGGCAGAGGTTGGATGCAGATGATAGATCAGTTTTTTGATGGTTCTATAAATATTGTGAATCAGGGAGCTAGCGGACGCAGTTCTAAATCTTATAGAAATGAAGGATTATGGAACAAAGTGATTAACCGAGTAAAAGAAGGTGATTATGTATTTATCCAATTTGGACATAATGATGCAAAAGAAGATACACTGCGTCATACAGATCCTCAAACAACTTTTAAAGAAAATATCAGAAACTATGTGAATGAAGTAAGGGCGAAAAAAGCAAACCCAATTTTATTGACTTCTATCGTAAGAAGAAACTTTGACAAGAGTGGAAAACTGGTAGACACCCATGGTGAATATGTTACGGTAGTCAGAGATCTCGCAAGAGAAATGAATGTACCCTTAATTGACTTAAACAAAAAAACTGCTGAATTGGTAGAAAATCTTGGTCCTGAAGAGTCAAAAAAACTGTATATGTATGTCGAGCCGGGCGTTACAGCTAAGCTTCCTAAAGGAAAGAAAGACGATACTCATTTATGCGAAGCAGGCGCTCTGAAAGTTGCAGAATTAGCCACACAAGGCCTTAAAGAAATAAAAAATCCATTAGCTAAATACCTTGTAAAATGA